From the genome of Nicotiana sylvestris chromosome 2, ASM39365v2, whole genome shotgun sequence, one region includes:
- the LOC104232412 gene encoding uncharacterized protein — translation MEGDHLFDFDDWRNFLVYWKGDFQYKKTIKSFLSNSQWKKLRESIFGNFFRLQSVKFSGKLMHCVLLSEIVSNEPDSMTFKVFDRDIKFTRDAFHIITGLKSYSSLDMKGLNEKENRLLRVYFPGKDKIELADLYSFISSRPHGTTSSFAGSDDDALKLATLYFVESILMGKRKNRNVSEQIMKIVDDDALCASFNWGSLAYKTLLKSLKSCLKSNENDVEKEKEKEKDIDSYTLVGFPFAFCVWIMEVLPISKRNNL, via the coding sequence ATGGAAGGCGATCATTTGTTTGATTTTGACGATTGGCGTAATTTTCTGGTATATTGGAAAGGAGATTTTCAATATAAGAAAACAATTAAAAGTTTTCTGTCGAATAGCCAATGGAAGAAATTGAGGGAAAGTATTTTTGGCAACTTCTTCAGATTACAAAGTGTGAAGTTCTCGGGTAAACTTATGCACTGTGTATTGCTTTCTGAAATTGTTAGTAATGAACCTGATTCGATGACCTTCAAGGTATTTGACCGCGATATTAAGTTTACTCGTGATGCATTCCATATTATTACTGGTTTGAAGTCTTATTCGTCGCTTGACATGAAAGGTTTAAATGAGAAAGAGAATAGGCTTTTAAGAGTCTATTTCCCTGGAAAGGACAAAATTGAGTTGGCTGATTTGTATAGTTTTATTTCTAGTCGCCCACATGGTACAACTTCATCATTTGCTGGCAGTGATGATGATGCTTTGAAGTTGGCAACACTCTATTTTGTTGAGTCGATTTTGATGGGCAAGAGGAAAAATAGGAATGTGTCGGAGCAAATAATGAAAATTGTTGACGATGATGCACTTTGCGCTTCCTTCAACTGGGGCTCTCTTGCTTATAAGACGCTATTAAAATCATTGAAGAGTTGCTTGAAATCAAATGAGAATGATGttgagaaggagaaagagaaagaaaaagatattGATAGCTACACTTTAGTTGGCTTTCCTTTTGCGTTTTGTGTCTGGATTATGGAAGTACTTCCTATTTCCAAGAGAAACAATTTGTGA